From Candidatus Thermoplasmatota archaeon:
CCACGATTATTCCAATCTGCACCATTTTCATCCCTCCTTTGGACTCGGCTTTCTCTGGGCATCCGATTCCATCTGATTGCGATCCCCCGCCGTCGCCTCAGCCAGATCCATCGCCGACTCTTTCATCTCCATTATCGGGAACACCTTCATGAACAGTACGAACAGGAATGCCGCAATCATGAGCGTTCCCAACACCATCGAATATTCAACCAGAGTCGGAGTGTAGGTTCCTACTGGATACAGCTCGAGCCTCGGGTATCTCAGCGACGGGATCACTATCAAGAACCGCTTCACCCAGAACGCGACGAGGATAACTACAGCCGTGATCGTCGTGCCAAGGATGCTGTACTTCTTGAAGATCGTCCCGACCAGCTCGAGGTATGCGAATGCAAACAGAAGCGATGCGACGATAGGCCAGAAAAACACAGCGTACTCTCCCGTCAAGAGCGCATTTGAAATCTCGTGCTCGACCCTCGGCGACGCGAACTGCATCGTGAGCTGCTCGTGCTTTACGAACCAGAGGTATATGAGGACCAATATGCCGAGCACCTTTCCAAGGCCAGTGAAGACTTCCAGCTTGATGTACTTCTCCCACTTGAAGACCGTTCGCATGATGGCAGCTATGACGATCACCGAGGCTATGCCAGATGAGAGCGCTGCAATCAGATAGTACGGCCCCTGGATGGCCCCGAACCATCCAGCCTGTGCGGCTATCAGCGAGAATATCCAAGGAATCACGCCTCCGCTGAGGAGCGCTACAAGCACGAGGAGCGTCAGCGCGATCCACCACGATATCTGATCGATCTTCTTCTTCTCGCTCTCCCTGTACCCGAACAGCAATATGCTGTAAATCCACCTGAACTTCGGAAGCCTGTCCCTCAGGTATGCCAGATCCTCGCGCATAAGCAAGTACAGATACGTCACGCTGAGTGTCGTGTAGAGCAGAATCACTGTCAAATCCCATGCGAAAGGCGAAGTGCCTATCTGGGACCAGTAGTAACGCAAGACGTTGTCGATTCTCTCGGGTTTTCCGAGGTCCATCAGGATCGTAAGGCCTGCCATGAGGAGCATCACACAAGTGAGGACCTCTGCCATCCTCGCTACTGGCCTGTACTTCTCGAACTTCAGGACGCGAATAGATGCCGAGATGATAATTCCGCCGTGAGCGATGCCTACAAGCCATATGAAGCTCACGATGAATATGCCCCACGGCGTCCCTGAGAGAGGCACGCCGTAATCCCTCATCCCCGTCGCGACATGACCAGATATGATGAGGCTGTACCACATGTAGATGAAGTACACGATTCCGGCCATGCAAAGAGCGAGTAAAGTATAGCCCGGAAGCTTGGTGTTCAGCAGTGGCGCCAGAAGCTCTCTCTCTGTCAAGCTCAACTTCGGTTCGCTCACGCCCTTCTCCTTGGGTTTCTTCCTCATGAATAGCGCAACCGCAACTATCCC
This genomic window contains:
- the nrfD gene encoding polysulfide reductase NrfD, with the translated sequence MRRGLILLALALLVPMIVVIAPQANAFLGGAGSGIQQYDCGSSCHVTPGTAVVTMFTPSLTVEKGGSVTVTVNVSGGNSGPILGAMLVSSLSPDPTSVPSAAGWTITADPSGSGTDNYYEISSYAGLVSLQWSLTAPLTDGTYSLFARVQHGGGGEAQYANNEAGLSFLVGTGGVSGAPVVNIISPSDWEYVEGVITVDASIQSSTPIAYALLQIDGVVVNNKSQEPFRWDVNTTEYANGELSLNVTAFDTNGSFGYKEITVNVNNPVAKKAILNWVWMAVGGVAIILGIVAVALFMRKKPKEKGVSEPKLSLTERELLAPLLNTKLPGYTLLALCMAGIVYFIYMWYSLIISGHVATGMRDYGVPLSGTPWGIFIVSFIWLVGIAHGGIIISASIRVLKFEKYRPVARMAEVLTCVMLLMAGLTILMDLGKPERIDNVLRYYWSQIGTSPFAWDLTVILLYTTLSVTYLYLLMREDLAYLRDRLPKFRWIYSILLFGYRESEKKKIDQISWWIALTLLVLVALLSGGVIPWIFSLIAAQAGWFGAIQGPYYLIAALSSGIASVIVIAAIMRTVFKWEKYIKLEVFTGLGKVLGILVLIYLWFVKHEQLTMQFASPRVEHEISNALLTGEYAVFFWPIVASLLFAFAYLELVGTIFKKYSILGTTITAVVILVAFWVKRFLIVIPSLRYPRLELYPVGTYTPTLVEYSMVLGTLMIAAFLFVLFMKVFPIMEMKESAMDLAEATAGDRNQMESDAQRKPSPKEG